From the Acidobacteriota bacterium genome, one window contains:
- a CDS encoding type II toxin-antitoxin system VapC family toxin, translated as MTYLLDTDICIDYLRGSNAMVRDRLLACAPGDVCLCSVVKAELLFGAHNSQKVAANLRRLRDFFEPFQSVFFDDGAAEVYGSLRSHLRREGSEIGSNDLMIAAIAVALDLALVTHNRSEFERVPGLRLAAWQADTP; from the coding sequence GTGACCTACCTGCTCGATACCGATATTTGCATCGACTACCTGCGCGGGTCGAATGCCATGGTGCGCGACCGGCTGCTGGCGTGTGCGCCTGGCGACGTGTGCCTCTGCAGTGTGGTCAAGGCCGAGTTGCTGTTCGGGGCTCACAACAGCCAGAAGGTGGCCGCAAACCTTCGCCGGCTGCGCGACTTCTTCGAACCGTTTCAGTCGGTCTTCTTCGATGATGGGGCGGCCGAGGTCTATGGTTCGCTGCGCTCACATCTTCGCCGCGAGGGGTCGGAGATTGGCTCGAACGATCTCATGATCGCGGCCATCGCCGTCGCTCTCGACCTCGCGCTGGTGACCCACAACCGCAGTGAGTTTGAGCGCGTGCCAGGGCTTCGTTTGGCCGCGTGGCAGGCGGACACGCCCTAG
- a CDS encoding M20/M25/M40 family metallo-hydrolase, which yields MTRRQLMWLPAVGLAVVMSGVLGLSAQSGEPVDLGAVQRIKEEGFDRSQVMDTAWWLTEIHGPRLTNSPQMRAAADWAVKKLAEWGLANAKQEPWAAEFGRGWSNERTVVHVMKPTPWPVLAYAKAWTPGTGAAVTADVVLAPIATDADLEKFRGKLKGKVVLLQAARPVPPLWEAPARRYTAKDLDDMQEQQVGPGGGPGNFNPGQAQAFAARRNAFLIAEGVVAVLEPGNGRGDSGSVLAAAGGPRGLKDPPVPPQLAVATEHYNRLARMADKGTPITIEVDVRSTFHDANLGMYNIVAEIPGTDKADEVVMLGAHFDSWHAGTGAVDNASGSAVMMEAMRILKQSGVKLRRTVRLGLWTGEEQGLIGSREYVKAHFGDPATMQLKPEHAKLAAYFNMDNGTGAYRGVYLQGNEAVAPIFRAWMEPFGNIGMTDLTIRNTGGTDHLAYHAVGLPGFQFIQDPVQYSSRTHHSSLDVYDQLIPADLMKNAVITAAFAYHAANREQMLPRRPVPRATPSR from the coding sequence ATGACAAGACGACAACTGATGTGGCTGCCGGCAGTGGGCCTCGCCGTGGTGATGTCCGGGGTGCTCGGACTGTCGGCGCAGTCGGGCGAGCCGGTTGACCTTGGCGCCGTTCAGCGCATCAAGGAAGAAGGCTTCGATCGGTCGCAGGTGATGGACACCGCGTGGTGGCTCACCGAGATCCACGGTCCGCGCCTGACCAACTCGCCGCAGATGCGCGCCGCCGCCGATTGGGCGGTGAAGAAGCTCGCCGAGTGGGGTCTCGCCAACGCGAAGCAAGAGCCCTGGGCCGCCGAGTTCGGCCGCGGCTGGAGCAACGAGCGCACCGTCGTCCACGTCATGAAGCCGACCCCATGGCCGGTGCTCGCGTACGCCAAGGCCTGGACACCGGGCACCGGCGCCGCGGTGACCGCCGACGTCGTGCTGGCACCAATAGCCACGGACGCCGACCTCGAGAAGTTTCGCGGCAAGCTCAAGGGCAAGGTCGTGCTACTGCAGGCGGCGCGCCCGGTGCCGCCGCTGTGGGAGGCGCCGGCGCGGCGCTACACCGCCAAGGACCTCGACGACATGCAGGAACAGCAGGTCGGCCCCGGGGGCGGCCCCGGCAACTTCAACCCCGGCCAGGCCCAGGCGTTTGCCGCCAGGCGTAACGCGTTCCTGATCGCCGAGGGGGTGGTGGCGGTGCTCGAGCCGGGCAACGGCCGCGGCGACAGCGGCAGCGTGCTCGCCGCCGCGGGCGGTCCGCGCGGCCTGAAGGACCCACCCGTGCCGCCGCAACTGGCTGTGGCCACCGAGCACTACAACCGGCTGGCGCGCATGGCCGACAAGGGCACGCCGATCACGATTGAAGTTGACGTCCGCAGCACCTTCCACGATGCCAACCTCGGCATGTACAACATCGTCGCCGAGATTCCCGGGACGGATAAGGCGGACGAGGTGGTGATGCTCGGGGCCCACTTCGACTCGTGGCACGCTGGCACCGGCGCGGTCGACAACGCGTCGGGCTCGGCGGTGATGATGGAGGCCATGCGCATCCTCAAGCAGTCGGGCGTGAAGCTGCGGCGCACGGTGCGGCTGGGCCTGTGGACCGGCGAGGAGCAGGGCCTGATCGGCTCGCGCGAGTACGTCAAGGCGCACTTCGGCGATCCCGCGACCATGCAGCTCAAGCCCGAGCACGCGAAGCTGGCCGCGTACTTCAACATGGACAACGGCACGGGCGCCTATCGCGGGGTTTACCTGCAGGGTAACGAAGCGGTGGCGCCGATCTTCCGCGCCTGGATGGAGCCGTTCGGCAACATCGGCATGACGGACCTCACCATTCGCAACACCGGTGGCACCGATCACCTGGCGTATCACGCGGTCGGCCTGCCGGGGTTCCAGTTCATCCAGGATCCGGTGCAGTACTCGAGCCGCACGCACCACTCGAGCCTGGACGTGTACGACCAGTTGATTCCCGCCGACCTGATGAAGAACGCGGTGATCACCGCGGCGTTTGCCTACCACGCCGCCAATCGCGAACAGATGCTGCCGCGACGGCCGGTGCCGAGGGCGACGCCGTCACGGTAA
- a CDS encoding nucleotidyl transferase AbiEii/AbiGii toxin family protein: MAPPPLDDQSRVLLDVVQRLDREGIPYMLSGSVALSAYVRPRMTRDIDLVIDVQPGQSDLLARAFRDGYYLDDEAARRAVAERRLVNAVHEETLVKVDLVIRKDEPFRKAEFDRRGTVSVHGRDVRIVSPEDLLLSKLIWGAESGSAVQISDARQLAALTLDWSYVDRWAAMLYLAEALRGVRS; encoded by the coding sequence GTGGCGCCGCCTCCGCTCGACGACCAGTCCCGGGTTCTGCTCGACGTCGTGCAGCGCCTCGATCGCGAGGGCATCCCCTACATGCTCAGCGGCTCCGTCGCGCTCAGCGCCTACGTCCGCCCGCGGATGACACGGGACATCGACCTCGTCATCGACGTCCAGCCTGGTCAGTCGGACTTACTCGCTCGGGCGTTTCGGGACGGCTACTATCTGGACGATGAGGCCGCTCGTCGTGCCGTGGCCGAACGCCGGCTGGTCAACGCCGTACATGAGGAAACGCTCGTCAAAGTCGACCTTGTGATTCGCAAGGACGAGCCGTTTCGAAAAGCGGAGTTCGATCGCCGCGGAACGGTGTCCGTGCATGGTCGCGACGTGCGCATTGTCTCGCCGGAGGACCTGCTCCTCTCGAAACTGATCTGGGGCGCAGAGTCGGGCTCTGCCGTCCAGATAAGCGATGCGCGCCAGCTTGCGGCGTTGACACTGGACTGGTCCTATGTGGACCGATGGGCTGCCATGCTTTATCTGGCTGAGGCGCTACGAGGGGTGCGCTCATGA
- a CDS encoding cytochrome c-type biogenesis protein CcmH: MPRPIALLALLLVLVTASPVRAQANVDQAADRLFNTVMSPYCPGKLLATCGSGQADTLRQEIRQDLAAGKPADEIEAGLYYRFGDSIRSEPQARGVGLVAWVFPAVLLLGTGAWLVLWLRRAHPAAEDPAPALAASPQMRDRLDDELLELN, translated from the coding sequence ATGCCGCGTCCCATCGCTCTGCTCGCCCTGCTCTTGGTGCTGGTGACGGCGTCGCCGGTGCGCGCCCAGGCCAACGTGGACCAGGCGGCCGACCGCCTGTTCAATACCGTGATGAGTCCGTACTGTCCCGGCAAGTTGCTGGCGACCTGCGGCTCCGGCCAGGCCGACACGCTGCGCCAGGAAATTCGCCAGGACCTCGCGGCCGGGAAGCCGGCCGACGAGATCGAGGCCGGGCTCTACTACCGGTTCGGCGACTCGATCCGCAGCGAACCTCAGGCGCGCGGCGTGGGGCTGGTGGCGTGGGTGTTCCCCGCAGTGCTGCTGCTCGGGACCGGCGCGTGGCTGGTCCTCTGGTTGCGGCGCGCCCATCCCGCTGCCGAAGATCCGGCGCCGGCCCTGGCCGCATCGCCGCAGATGCGCGACCGGCTGGACGATGAGTTGCTGGAACTGAATTAG
- a CDS encoding protein kinase — MKADAGVDPLVGRRLLHYDVLEKLGQGGMGVVYKARDTRLQRLVALKLVPAVQTGDRVQRERLVREAQTASSLNHPHIVTIYDIVRDGEVDFIVMEYVDGRPLNHLIPHHGLPVRHALEYAVQIADAVAAAHTAGIVHRDLKPGNVVVGTDGRLRVLDFGLAKLVAPELGDEGRTMAVLTEAGSVLGTCSYMAPEQAIGAVVDHRADIFSFGVMLYELLTGLRPFRGANQAAVIHALHYQTPAPIRDLAPGVPQALAATIDRALSKLPEARFQSMEELLAGLRAIAAQPNEAELLSSDQATGAPAAARSEADASSGGPAVRPPRVGSERASIAVLPFASLSSDKEDAHLAAGIAAELISALSGVPDLRVASHLASFRFHGAIPELSTVAAALNIRYVLTGSMRRAGSRIRVMAELTDAVPGVQLWARTYERGIEDVFAVQEEIAREIVGATGGQIIRAGSEQASRSAPESLDAWGLVRRAYHFWNHAWTPEGVEDALNLLRRAVEMDPGYAAARAFLGLYLIQRVVNFLSPNPLADMAEALSAADAAISLAPRNSEVLENAGLVYFNSGRYEDSVRVLTRAVEIAPFNLVAWGYLGLAHVWTGDDAQVGEGLTILERLLKTAPDHPSVPYWLYFKSSGCASLGRYEEARAAGLRSTELQPHFFLARLEYANALGALGQTAQAMAEINLVVAVNPTIQPDAVEQYVRLLSRTTERTERHLIGWRAAGWLS; from the coding sequence GTGAAGGCGGACGCTGGCGTCGATCCCCTCGTGGGTCGGAGGCTGCTGCATTACGACGTGCTGGAGAAATTGGGCCAGGGCGGGATGGGCGTCGTCTACAAGGCCCGCGACACGCGCCTGCAGCGCCTGGTCGCCCTGAAGCTGGTGCCCGCCGTTCAAACAGGCGATCGGGTGCAGCGCGAGCGGCTGGTGCGGGAGGCGCAGACCGCCTCATCGCTCAACCATCCGCACATCGTCACCATCTACGACATCGTGCGGGACGGCGAAGTCGACTTCATCGTGATGGAGTACGTCGACGGCCGCCCCTTGAACCACCTCATTCCCCACCACGGCCTGCCGGTGCGTCACGCCCTCGAATATGCGGTGCAGATTGCCGACGCGGTTGCCGCCGCACATACCGCCGGCATCGTGCATCGTGATCTCAAGCCGGGTAACGTGGTCGTCGGCACGGACGGGCGCCTTCGGGTCCTGGACTTCGGCCTGGCCAAGCTCGTGGCACCGGAACTGGGTGACGAGGGGCGGACCATGGCCGTTCTCACCGAAGCGGGGTCGGTGCTCGGCACCTGCAGCTACATGGCGCCGGAACAGGCCATTGGCGCCGTGGTGGATCACCGCGCCGATATCTTCTCGTTCGGCGTGATGCTCTACGAGTTGCTGACGGGCCTGCGGCCGTTCCGGGGCGCCAACCAGGCGGCAGTGATCCATGCGCTGCACTACCAGACGCCGGCGCCGATTCGGGACCTGGCGCCGGGGGTGCCGCAGGCACTGGCGGCCACCATCGACCGCGCGCTGTCCAAGCTGCCGGAGGCCAGATTCCAGAGCATGGAAGAGCTCCTGGCCGGGTTGCGGGCGATCGCCGCGCAGCCGAACGAAGCGGAACTGCTGTCTTCCGATCAGGCCACCGGCGCCCCGGCGGCGGCACGGTCAGAGGCCGATGCGTCGTCGGGCGGCCCGGCAGTACGGCCGCCGAGAGTCGGCAGCGAGCGCGCGTCGATTGCCGTCCTGCCGTTTGCCAGTTTGTCGTCGGACAAGGAGGACGCCCATCTGGCGGCCGGGATCGCGGCGGAACTGATTAGCGCGCTGTCGGGCGTACCCGACTTGCGCGTGGCGTCACACCTGGCGTCGTTCAGATTCCATGGCGCCATCCCCGAGCTCAGCACGGTCGCCGCGGCGCTCAACATCCGCTATGTGTTGACCGGCAGCATGCGCCGGGCCGGGTCGCGCATTCGCGTTATGGCGGAACTGACCGACGCGGTGCCGGGCGTGCAGCTGTGGGCCCGGACCTACGAGCGCGGGATCGAAGACGTCTTCGCCGTCCAGGAGGAGATCGCGCGCGAGATTGTGGGCGCGACTGGCGGCCAGATCATCCGCGCCGGATCGGAGCAGGCCAGCCGTAGCGCGCCCGAGAGCCTCGACGCGTGGGGTCTGGTGCGCCGCGCCTACCATTTCTGGAATCACGCGTGGACACCCGAGGGCGTCGAGGATGCGCTCAACCTGCTGCGACGCGCCGTCGAGATGGATCCCGGGTACGCAGCGGCCCGGGCCTTTCTCGGGCTGTACCTGATTCAACGGGTGGTCAACTTCCTCTCCCCGAATCCGCTGGCTGACATGGCTGAAGCGCTGTCCGCCGCGGACGCAGCCATCAGCCTGGCGCCGAGGAATTCGGAGGTGCTCGAGAACGCGGGGCTCGTCTACTTCAACTCGGGACGCTACGAGGACAGCGTGCGGGTGCTCACGCGCGCGGTGGAGATTGCGCCCTTCAACCTGGTCGCGTGGGGGTACCTCGGGCTCGCCCACGTTTGGACGGGCGACGACGCCCAGGTCGGCGAGGGCCTGACGATCCTCGAACGCCTGCTCAAGACCGCGCCCGATCATCCGTCAGTGCCGTACTGGCTGTACTTCAAGAGCTCGGGCTGCGCGAGCCTCGGCCGCTACGAGGAGGCGCGCGCGGCCGGATTGCGCTCGACCGAACTGCAGCCGCACTTCTTTCTCGCGCGGCTCGAATACGCCAACGCGCTGGGCGCGCTCGGGCAGACGGCCCAGGCGATGGCAGAGATCAACCTCGTCGTAGCCGTCAACCCGACCATCCAGCCCGACGCGGTCGAGCAGTATGTGCGATTGCTGAGCCGGACCACCGAGCGGACGGAGCGGCACCTGATCGGCTGGCGCGCCGCCGGCTGGTTGTCCTAA
- a CDS encoding SMP-30/gluconolactonase/LRE family protein has product MSFKTSDFKVICSGLGYPEGPVALPDGSVLVCEISAGALSRITPDGQRTVVAQLGGSPNGAAIGPDGKVYVCNSGGFAFLYFRQDGSLVMPGSAPPPGAICLTGDQPPTYTGGSIQRVDLATGTFETLYTQCSAPDFPGAPTSTTHPLRGPDDLVFDEQGGFWFTDWGKSRPRERDIPGLYYAKADGSSIIEKVFPLNAPNGVALSPDGRRLYVAETYTRMVRFWELDGPGQIAKTGPAIDHSHVLTSQVHGVGILDSMKVDEDGNVYVVTMLDDGYVVRSNGGLTIISPEGERLEFIDLEVGEWFDPLPSNFCFGGPDRRTAFITLGGTGRLVSCQMRVPGLKPAYNVTTT; this is encoded by the coding sequence ATGTCATTCAAGACCTCCGATTTCAAAGTGATTTGCTCGGGACTGGGCTACCCCGAGGGTCCGGTGGCACTGCCTGACGGCAGCGTCCTCGTGTGCGAGATCTCGGCCGGCGCCCTCTCCCGCATCACCCCTGACGGCCAGCGCACCGTGGTCGCGCAGCTTGGCGGCAGCCCGAACGGTGCGGCGATTGGGCCGGACGGCAAGGTCTACGTGTGCAACAGCGGCGGCTTCGCTTTCCTGTATTTCCGCCAGGACGGATCGCTGGTCATGCCCGGGAGCGCCCCGCCCCCGGGGGCGATCTGCCTGACCGGTGACCAGCCGCCCACCTACACGGGTGGGTCGATTCAGCGTGTCGACCTTGCGACCGGCACATTCGAAACGCTCTACACGCAGTGCAGCGCACCCGATTTTCCCGGCGCCCCGACCAGCACGACGCATCCGCTGCGAGGGCCTGACGATCTGGTGTTCGACGAGCAGGGCGGCTTCTGGTTCACCGACTGGGGCAAGTCGCGTCCCCGCGAGCGCGACATCCCAGGCCTGTACTACGCCAAGGCCGACGGCTCGTCGATCATCGAGAAAGTCTTTCCGCTCAATGCGCCCAACGGCGTCGCGTTGTCCCCCGACGGCCGCCGCCTGTACGTCGCCGAGACCTACACGCGCATGGTGCGGTTCTGGGAGCTGGACGGGCCTGGCCAGATCGCCAAGACCGGCCCGGCCATCGACCATTCCCATGTGCTCACCTCCCAGGTCCATGGCGTCGGCATTCTTGATTCCATGAAAGTCGACGAGGACGGCAACGTCTACGTGGTGACCATGCTGGATGACGGGTACGTGGTGCGATCCAACGGCGGCCTGACGATCATCTCACCCGAGGGCGAGCGGCTCGAGTTCATCGATCTGGAGGTCGGCGAGTGGTTCGATCCGTTGCCGTCCAACTTCTGCTTTGGCGGTCCCGATCGCAGGACGGCGTTTATCACGCTCGGCGGGACCGGGCGGCTGGTGTCGTGCCAGATGCGCGTGCCAGGCCTGAAGCCCGCCTACAACGTGACGACGACTTGA
- a CDS encoding cytochrome c has translation MVDSDSAPESPKRGTMLARILALGWTSLRRTVLAIGLTIDGWARRTISRTGRLGIGLASRVGNVKVRDVLKWSAITAVSVIGLAFLITLVLVFYPATQIPASEPPAETRYLDQGWGVQRESPERETYYYTAQGSTLQGLPMRYNWLVNLETPWGRRRLADPSHMRSLGFVVDPVPTRANPDLLPVGFSRHFDDALGEDLLDLSCAACHTGQINITRNGRTVGIRIDGGAAMHAATAMEIGHFGPVMLGSVASTYFNPLKFNRFARRVLGEEAYSRGKSELRRQMWAFLKAGVDFFAMEQFNHLYPTAEGFGRLDAVGRISNTVFGQNLDRKNLHVADAPVSFPYLWNIWKFDWVQYLAFVSQPMARNVGEALGVGASYKLIDRYGRPLPAAEQFRTSIRFDGIHQIESALQKLKPPPWPEDLLGPIDQAKASRGRELFQNHCQGCHGPHVAADAIKMRDAPGKGPDAPQWTIKTIDIRDIGTDPTAVLNATQILVDLSRAGLPIDRVRALMGDQLQQLQERSASAIAQLKNDIRSADAAQRAALQKVLADAERYAPTADSIQRRLDSINLSAVSIPDGLNILGLLVRDRYYTEHGFTKADRECYDGFGTLDMPEANTGYKPRPIAGVWATPPFLHNGSVPTLYHLLSPASERPRKFFVGRREFDPVNVGFVTEPLSKGGFWFDTRVRGNANTGHEFRAGYVPYDPQHPERVQYGVIGPELTMEQRYDLIEYLKIHRDDPEDAKPYTPAVCGPAQGGSR, from the coding sequence ATGGTCGACAGCGACAGTGCCCCGGAATCCCCGAAGCGCGGCACGATGCTGGCGCGAATACTGGCCCTTGGGTGGACCAGCCTTCGGCGCACCGTCCTCGCGATCGGCCTCACCATTGACGGTTGGGCCAGGAGGACGATCAGCAGGACGGGGCGGCTCGGGATTGGCCTGGCTTCGCGGGTCGGGAACGTCAAGGTCCGGGATGTCCTGAAGTGGAGCGCCATCACCGCGGTGTCGGTGATCGGCCTGGCCTTCCTGATCACCCTCGTCCTCGTCTTCTACCCAGCGACGCAGATTCCCGCCTCCGAGCCTCCGGCCGAGACCCGGTATCTCGATCAGGGCTGGGGCGTTCAGCGCGAGTCGCCCGAGCGCGAAACCTACTACTACACCGCCCAGGGCTCCACCTTGCAGGGCCTGCCGATGCGATACAACTGGCTGGTCAATCTCGAGACCCCCTGGGGGCGGCGCCGCCTTGCCGATCCATCGCACATGCGCAGCCTGGGCTTCGTCGTCGACCCCGTGCCGACGCGCGCCAACCCCGACCTGTTGCCGGTCGGGTTCAGCCGGCACTTTGATGACGCCCTCGGCGAGGATCTGCTCGATTTGTCCTGCGCGGCCTGCCATACCGGGCAGATCAACATCACGCGAAACGGACGCACTGTCGGCATCCGTATCGATGGGGGCGCCGCGATGCACGCCGCCACCGCCATGGAGATCGGCCATTTTGGTCCGGTGATGCTCGGTTCGGTCGCGAGCACTTATTTCAACCCCCTCAAGTTCAACCGGTTTGCCCGGCGCGTACTGGGGGAGGAAGCCTATAGCCGCGGCAAGTCCGAGCTGCGCCGGCAGATGTGGGCCTTTCTCAAGGCGGGGGTGGACTTCTTCGCGATGGAGCAATTCAACCACCTCTATCCCACCGCTGAAGGCTTCGGCCGGCTGGATGCGGTGGGCCGCATCTCCAACACCGTGTTTGGGCAAAATCTCGATCGGAAGAATCTCCATGTCGCGGATGCGCCAGTCAGCTTCCCGTATCTCTGGAACATTTGGAAATTCGACTGGGTGCAATACCTGGCGTTCGTCAGCCAGCCGATGGCGCGCAACGTCGGCGAGGCCCTCGGCGTCGGCGCCTCCTACAAGCTCATCGACCGCTACGGGCGGCCGCTGCCGGCCGCTGAGCAGTTCAGGACATCGATCCGCTTCGATGGGATCCACCAGATCGAATCCGCGCTTCAGAAGCTCAAGCCGCCGCCCTGGCCCGAGGACCTGCTCGGACCGATCGATCAGGCGAAGGCGAGCCGCGGCCGGGAGCTGTTCCAGAACCACTGCCAGGGGTGTCACGGGCCCCACGTCGCGGCCGACGCGATCAAGATGCGCGACGCGCCCGGCAAGGGTCCCGATGCGCCGCAGTGGACCATCAAGACGATCGACATCCGCGACATCGGCACCGATCCGACCGCGGTCCTGAACGCCACGCAGATCCTCGTGGACCTGTCGCGCGCCGGGTTGCCAATCGACCGGGTGCGGGCGCTCATGGGCGATCAGCTGCAGCAACTGCAGGAGCGATCGGCCTCGGCGATCGCGCAGCTGAAGAACGACATCCGGAGTGCCGACGCGGCGCAGCGGGCAGCACTGCAGAAGGTGCTCGCCGACGCTGAGCGCTACGCGCCGACCGCCGACTCGATCCAGCGGCGCCTGGACAGCATCAACCTCAGCGCCGTCTCGATCCCGGACGGCCTCAATATCCTGGGGCTGCTGGTGCGCGATCGGTATTACACGGAACACGGATTCACGAAGGCGGACCGGGAGTGTTACGACGGCTTCGGTACGCTCGACATGCCGGAGGCGAACACGGGGTACAAGCCCCGCCCGATCGCGGGCGTCTGGGCCACGCCACCGTTCCTGCACAACGGATCGGTGCCGACCCTGTACCATTTGCTGTCGCCCGCGAGCGAGCGGCCGCGGAAGTTCTTTGTCGGTCGCCGCGAGTTCGATCCGGTGAATGTGGGTTTCGTCACCGAGCCGTTGTCGAAAGGGGGCTTCTGGTTCGACACACGAGTGCGCGGCAACGCCAACACCGGCCATGAGTTCCGGGCCGGTTACGTGCCGTATGACCCGCAGCATCCCGAGCGCGTGCAGTATGGGGTCATCGGTCCCGAACTCACCATGGAGCAGCGCTACGACCTCATCGAGTACCTGAAGATCCACCGCGACGATCCGGAGGACGCGAAACCGTACACCCCGGCGGTCTGCGGTCCAGCCCAGGGAGGTTCCCGATGA
- a CDS encoding catalase family protein — protein MKILRKVLAVLAIILAAGAVTIIIVERGRSTSVMGEEISADESVYTASIVAAAIDAVNYPEGEHPPYRRDVHAKAHGCVRATVEVDPQVPAAYRAGVFSQPGRQYPSWIRFSNGSPGNPLGDGERDARGMALKLTGVAGTKLLEGEQDAETQDFVMVNSPVFFIRNVADYAKFARVLADDGGMAMGYFLGGANPLGWHLRDAYLALGTKRKAPASLLHEQYHSWSAYKLGDLNIKFSARACTKQPVATVDRRQPDFLRAGLKAELNSGEGCFDLLVQPQVAGKNMPVEDATVRWKESDSPFVKVATVNVPKQEFDTERQNEFCESLSFTPWHTLPEHRPLGGINRIRLAVYQEVARYRRAKMIDNSGKPYLAKTEPKGWCLDLSGATCEATKP, from the coding sequence ATGAAGATCCTGCGCAAGGTGCTTGCCGTTCTCGCCATCATCCTCGCCGCCGGCGCGGTCACCATCATCATCGTCGAGCGCGGCCGCAGCACGTCGGTGATGGGTGAGGAAATTTCCGCCGACGAGAGCGTCTATACGGCCAGCATCGTCGCCGCGGCCATCGACGCGGTGAACTACCCGGAAGGTGAGCATCCGCCGTATCGGCGCGACGTGCACGCCAAGGCGCACGGGTGCGTCCGTGCGACCGTCGAAGTCGATCCCCAGGTGCCGGCCGCCTACCGGGCGGGCGTCTTCAGCCAGCCAGGCCGGCAGTACCCGTCGTGGATTCGGTTTTCGAATGGCAGTCCCGGAAACCCCCTGGGTGACGGGGAGCGGGATGCGCGCGGCATGGCCTTGAAGCTGACCGGCGTCGCGGGCACGAAACTGCTCGAGGGGGAGCAGGACGCCGAGACCCAGGACTTCGTCATGGTCAACAGTCCAGTGTTCTTCATCCGCAACGTCGCGGACTACGCCAAGTTTGCGAGGGTCCTCGCCGACGATGGCGGTATGGCAATGGGATATTTCCTCGGCGGCGCCAACCCGCTGGGGTGGCACCTGCGCGACGCGTACCTGGCGCTCGGCACAAAGCGGAAAGCGCCCGCGAGCCTCCTGCACGAGCAGTACCACAGCTGGTCGGCATACAAGCTCGGCGACCTGAACATCAAGTTCAGCGCCCGGGCGTGTACCAAGCAACCGGTGGCCACCGTGGACCGCCGACAGCCGGATTTCCTGCGCGCCGGGCTGAAGGCTGAACTGAACAGCGGCGAGGGCTGCTTCGATCTGCTGGTGCAGCCGCAGGTGGCCGGCAAGAACATGCCCGTCGAGGATGCGACCGTCCGGTGGAAAGAGTCTGATTCGCCATTCGTGAAAGTGGCCACGGTGAACGTGCCGAAGCAGGAGTTCGACACCGAGCGGCAGAACGAGTTCTGCGAGAGCCTGTCGTTCACGCCCTGGCACACGCTGCCGGAGCATCGGCCGCTTGGCGGCATCAACCGCATCCGCCTGGCGGTGTACCAGGAGGTGGCTCGCTACCGGCGCGCCAAGATGATCGACAACAGCGGCAAGCCGTACCTGGCAAAGACCGAGCCCAAAGGATGGTGCCTCGACTTGTCGGGCGCAACGTGCGAGGCGACCAAGCCCTGA
- a CDS encoding response regulator → MDIRPDASDRSAPSVLLVEDDERFRERLGRALTARGCEVRAVASVDEALAAARLESPELAVVDLKLPVGSGLDVVRGLHAIDPTTRIVVLTGYGSIATALESMKLGATHYLTKPVDADQVLVAFEGRDVAQEPPTVEVPSLARVEWEHIQRVLNDCDGNVSQAARLLGIHRRSLQRKLSKFPAAR, encoded by the coding sequence ATGGACATCAGGCCTGACGCTTCCGATCGCTCCGCGCCAAGCGTCTTGCTGGTTGAAGACGACGAGCGCTTTCGCGAGCGCCTGGGCCGCGCGCTGACGGCGCGCGGTTGCGAGGTGCGAGCGGTGGCGTCGGTGGACGAGGCCCTGGCGGCGGCGCGCCTCGAGAGCCCCGAACTCGCCGTCGTGGACTTGAAGCTGCCCGTCGGCAGCGGCCTCGACGTCGTGCGCGGCCTGCACGCCATCGATCCGACGACCCGCATCGTGGTGCTCACCGGCTACGGCAGCATTGCGACCGCGCTCGAAAGCATGAAGCTCGGCGCGACCCATTACCTGACCAAGCCGGTCGATGCCGATCAGGTGCTGGTGGCCTTCGAGGGACGGGACGTGGCGCAGGAACCACCAACCGTGGAGGTGCCTTCGCTCGCGCGGGTGGAATGGGAGCACATTCAGCGGGTGCTCAACGACTGCGACGGCAACGTCTCGCAGGCGGCGCGCCTGCTGGGCATTCACCGTCGATCGCTGCAGCGCAAGCTGTCGAAGTTCCCCGCCGCGCGCTGA